One region of Gigantopelta aegis isolate Gae_Host chromosome 7, Gae_host_genome, whole genome shotgun sequence genomic DNA includes:
- the LOC121377795 gene encoding uncharacterized protein LOC121377795 has translation MHSDTGEQKDDFHWAQPDCKQTKKADDVIRGDVTRDVRCSSWKHLLPGAADKQSNSVVNKDESGRVNLQPSEAVSQGITNKQTIVICNKKIYGDMLWQTSESNVKGTANRLLSRVVNNQGRYRRHGLDDTSVPVSSNQERVIPRRKLLHCEANFNSPKTNQTKCECMELDVDSCRHDAHGQPLSAFSVSKDTSRACETQSHHNFSSELYSKEFPTFGGSSDTASDIKATDLVDSNIIVKDAVPQGNLSDDITLSVAESVVIHTQEIVAPSLSETNRVALESVEQDVDVEHPIFNKGCARTVGVPEMIEINSLEAKSLMAASKTRVIELGTRMSKGEAGSTEDKSSKDVTRGVAPGSNAGWFIAPETVLVEDQALEGPVIQLDEDGLNLDYMHVFWVDEESEVISEEDKLEHSVRQMTKREKDRQKKRAMRANPEYREKETAKARLRMKMRRQDPEYREQERRRDRDRRRQARSKSGL, from the exons ATGCATTCTGATACTGGTGAACAAAAAGACGATTTTCACTGGGCTCAACCAGACTGTAAGCAGACGAAAAAAGCTGATGATGTCATTCGCGGTGACGTCACCCGTGACGTAAGGTGCAGTTCTTGGAAGCACCTGCTGCCAGGAGCTGCCGATAAACAGTCCAATTCTGTAGTTAATAAAGACGAAAGTGGTCGCGTGAATTTACAGCCCAGCGAAGCTGTTTCACAAGGAATTACTAATAAACAGACCATTGTTATAtgtaataagaaaatatatggtGACATGCTTTGGCAGACCAGTGAAAGTAATGTAAAAGGAACTGCCAACAGATTATTAAGTCGTGTAGTTAACAATCAGGGCCGTTACAGACGACACGGTCTGGACGATACCAGCGTACCAGTAAGTTCAAACCAAGAGCGAGTAATACCAAGAAGGAAATTGCTACATTGTGAAGCAAACTTCAACAGCCCTAAAACTAATCAGACAAAGTGTGAATGTATGGAATTGGATGTGGATTCGTGTAGACATGATGCCCATGGACAACCTCTATCAGCATTTTCTGTCTCTAAGGATACTTCTCGAGCGTGTGAAACACAATCTCATCATAATTTCTCTTCAGAATTGTACTCGAAAGAGTTCCCTACATTTGGTGGCTCGTCAGATACCGCTAGTGACATTAAAGCTACAGACCTGGTAGACTCAAACATTATTGTGAAGGACGCTGTACCACAAGGAAACCTTTCAGATGATATCACGCTGAGTGTTGCCGAATCTGTTGTGATTCATACCCAAGAAATTGTAGCTCCATCTTTATCTGAAACAAACAGAGTAGCTTTAGAATCAGTTGAACAGGATGTAGATGTCGAACACCCTATCTTTAATAAAGGTTGTGCTCGAACTGTGGGTGTTCCAGAAATGATCGAAATAAATTCATTGGAAGCAAAAAGTTTGATGGCAGCTAGTAAGACTCGCGTGATTGAATTGGGAACAAGGATGTCGAAAGGAGAGGCTGGTTCGACAGAAGACAAATCTAGTAAGGATGTTACAAGAGGAGTTGCACCAGGCTCCAATGCTGGCTGGTTTATCGCCCCGGAAACCGTTCTCGTGGAAGATCAAGCTTTAGAAGGTCCTGTTATTCA ACTGGACGAGGACGGGCTGAATCTGGACTACATGCACGTGTTCTGGGTGGATGAGGAGTCAGAGGTGATCAGCGAGGAGGACAAACTCGAACACTCCGTACGTCAGATGACGAAACGCGAAAAAGACCGCCAGAAGAAACGAGCGATGAGGGCCAACCCAGAATACAG aGAGAAGGAGACGGCTAAAGCACGACTGAGGATGAAGATGAGGCGCCAGGACCCGGAGTACCGCGAACAGGAACGTCGTAGAGACCGCGATAGGCGGAGACAGGCCAGGTCCAAGAGTGGCTTGTGA